From the genome of Malus domestica chromosome 04, GDT2T_hap1, one region includes:
- the LOC103434081 gene encoding calmodulin-binding protein 60 B-like: MNFKRHLSGEDGKEFEFPVPEPKRRLTFTNVLRDAMTDARLNGVLERSFQRIVRDELERRILPSFMASPRPSNESGSTSGGSGLQLRFINKLPTTIFTGSRVEAENREPLQIELVDASTGAIVHSGPLSSLKVELFVLNGEFGSDDQEDWTEKELNTYIVREREGKRPLVTGDIHVTLREGVGSFGDVMFTDNSSWIRCRRFRLAARVVAKAPIEVRIREATSEPLVVREHRGKLYMKHHPPHPNDEIWLLEKISKDGASHKRLYENGISTVEDFLQSYMKDASSLRNVLRGISNKIWDTIVEHAMACKLDDHKFYAYHRAEQDVISLIFNSIHGLVGAIINGEFCSLDGLDSHQKMRVEALKQQAYRNVRDLVPIDASTIFGLSKPLPVPQADSFACPNPDMQQVEFQLTHQVYKKHHPPHPNDEIWRLEKISKDGAFHKRLYEKGISTVEDFLQSYMKDASSLRNVLRGISNKIWDTIVQHAMACKLDDRKFYAYHIAEQDVSLMFNSIHGLEGAIINGQFCSLYELDSNQKMLVEALKQQAYRNVRDLVPIDASTMFGLSKLLPVLQADSFTCPNPDLRQSEFQLTHQDGLPIQLGFNHASNSTSCPYQAEGSSNQLVVSVAQPSEPIHLRSSSFSMEDLSSIIDNGESSWPPVDSFQAPIVPTGHLGTECKT; this comes from the exons GTGCGAGATGAGTTGGAGCGACGTATTCTTCCCTCCTTCATGGCATCTCCAAG GCCCTCAAACGAAAGTGGGAGTACATCTGGAGGAAGCGGCTTGCAGTTGCGTTTTATCAACAAGCTGCCAACTACCATATTCACAGGCAGTAGGGTGGAAGCAGAGAACCGCGAGCCTCTTCAAATTGAACTGGTTGATGCCAGTACTGGTGCTATAGTCCATTCCGGTCCCCTATCTTCACTAAAGGTTGAACTTTTTGTGCTGAATGGTGAGTTTGGGTCTGATGATCAAGAGGATTGGACCGAAAAAGAACTCAACACCTACATTGTGCGCGAAAGGGAAGGTAAAAGGCCATTAGTGACGGGTGACATACATGTTACACTGAGAGAGGGAGTTGGTTCTTTCGGTGATGTCATGTTTACCGACAACTCAAGCTGGATAAGATGCCGAAGGTTCAGACTGGCAGCTCGAGTTGTGGCCAAAGCTCCGATTGAAGTTCGAATTAGGGAAGCTACAAGTGAACCGTTAGTGGTTAGAGAACACCGCGGAAAAT TATATATGAAACACCACCCTCCACACCCAAACGACGAAATATGGCTCCTGGAAAAGATATCAAAAGACGGTGCCTCTCATAAGAGACTGTACGAGAATGGAATCAGCACCGTGGAGGACTTCCTGCAGTCGTACATGAAAGATGCATCCTCGCTACGAAAT GTTTTGCGTGGGATCTCGAACAAGATATGGGATACAATCGTAGAGCATGCTATGGCCTGTAAATTGGATGATCATAAGTTCTATGCCTACCACAGAGCTGAGCAGGACGTAATAAGTCTCATTTTCAATTCCATCCACGGGCTTGTAGGGGCAATAATCAATGGCGAGTTCTGTTCTCTGGATGGACTCGACTCGCATCAGAAG ATGCGGGTGGAAGCTTTGAAGCAGCAGGCTTATCGAAACGTAAGAGACTTGGTGCCCATCGATGCTTCAACTATATTTGGCCTTTCGAAGCCTTTGCCAGTTCCCCAGGCTGACTCATTCGCTTGTCCAAACCCTGATATGCAGCAAGTTGAATTTCAGTTAACACATCAAG TGTATAAGAAACACCACCCTCCACACCCAAACGACGAAATATGGCGCCTGGAAAAGATATCGAAGGATGGTGCCTTTCATAAGAGACTGTACGAGAAGGGAATCAGCACCGTGGAGGACTTCCTGCAGTCGTACATGAAAGATGCATCCTCGCTACGAAAT GTTTTGCGTGGGATCTCGAACAAGATATGGGATACAATCGTACAGCATGCAATGGCCTGTAAGTTGGATGATCGTAAGTTCTATGCCTACCACATAGCTGAGCAGGACGTAAGTCTCATGTTCAATTCCATCCACGGGCTTGAAGGGGCAATAATCAATGGCCAGTTCTGTTCTCTGTATGAACTCGACTCGAATCAGAAG ATGCTGGTGGAAGCTTTGAAGCAGCAGGCTTATCGAAATGTAAGAGATCTGGTGCCCATTGACGCTTCGACTATGTTTGGCCTTTCCAAGCTTTTGCCAGTTCTACAAGCTGATTCATTCACTTGTCCAAACCCTGACCTGCGGCAAAGTGAATTTCAGTTAACACATCAAG ATGGACTCCCAATACAACTAGGTTTCAACCATGCATCAAATTCAACCTCATGTCCCTACCAAGCAGAAGGTAGCAGCAATCAGCTAGTGGTTTCTGTGGCACAACCTAGCGAGCCAATACATCTCCGAAGCAGCAGCTTTTCGATGGAGGATCTTAGCTCCATTATCGACAACGGAGAAAGCAGTTGGCCGCCTGTCGATAGTTTTCAAGCGCCAATTGTCCCAACTGGTCATTTAGGCACAGAATGTAAAACTTAG